Proteins encoded in a region of the Diadema setosum chromosome 7, eeDiaSeto1, whole genome shotgun sequence genome:
- the LOC140230773 gene encoding uncharacterized protein translates to MDEGAPGSGAQPKPLMGRPSSNRARVSSTSTSPRSAGGSRLSPRNLSAVPHGGQPFTRTSPAPQIYGRVTPLNLEAASPSALDRISPSSLQGSNRARLPPVTPPASKKKSAKQTSPRQKSGSKAVVPKSAGTLAALKTAQEAMPIVKKDGMYFPKGYTLRPIIPAKKAELIDVARAMNREEFGPRVKKLFDPETQAATEAIKSGVYIGWRCPEFTWDCIRVGRLSRCFCGHLLQEHAPYNGRSVKVPCAQSGCRCPAFAFIPGRPEDIGEFWFQRRRNFDPSTWRAKCRCKHTHEQHDVTGLRRCRARGCGCGAFNSNFLCAACDRHWEDHETVFETETERMKKNIPCGQDYLPFAEMPNLRNMALTGVDDDPGIYTALVEGEGAIPRSQRAITQDTPFMPPSGSGFNPVWD, encoded by the exons ATGGATGAAGGTGCGCCAGGGTCGGGAGCACAACCAAAACCTCTGATGGGGAGGCCATCATCCAACAGGGCTCGTGTATCCAGCACCAGCACCTCTCCACGAAGTGCTGGCGGTAGTCGCCTGTCTCCTCGAAACTTATCAGCTGTTCCCCATGGTGGCCAGCCATTTACTAGAACTTCTCCCGCCCCGCAAATCTATGGTAGGGTGACTCCTCTTAATCTTGAGGCTGCATCACCAAGTGCTCTTGACAGAATCTCCCCTAGCAGCTTGCAAGGTAGCAACAGAGCAAGGCTTCCCCCAGTCACACCGCCGGCGTCCAAGAAGAAATCGGCAAAGCAGACATCTCCAAGACAGAAGTCTGGGTCAAAGGCTGTGGTGCCAAAGTCGGCAGGAACACTAGCAGCCCTGAAGACTGCTCAGGAGGCCATGCCAATAGTCAAGAAAGATGGCATGTACTTTCCAAAAG GATACACTCTGCGTCCCATCATTCCTGCCAAGAAGGCGGAGCTCATCGATGTTGCTAGGGCGATGAACCGTGAGGAGTTTGGGCCCCGAGTCAAGAAACTCTTTGACCCAGAGACTCAAGCAGCCACAGAAGCCATCAAGTCAG GCGTGTACATTGGGTGGCGCTGTCCAGAATTCACATGGGATTGCATCAGGGTGGGACGTCTGTCCAGGTGTTTCTGCGGACACCTCTTGCAGGAACATGCACCTTACAATG GACGGAGTGTGAAAGTTCCTTGTGCGCAGAGTGGCTGTCGCTGCCCTGCATTCGCATTCATTCCAGGCAGGCCGGAGGATATCGGAGAATTCTGGTTTCAGCGCCGAAGGAACTTTGACCCCTCCACGTGGCGGGCCAAGTGCAGGTGTAAACACACCCACGAGCAGCATGATGTGACTGGCCTTAGGAGATGCAGGGCAAGAG GTTGCGGCTGTGGAGCGTTCAACTCCAACTTCTTGTGTGCGGCGTGTGACAGACACTGGGAGGACCATGAGACTGTGTttgagacagagacagagaggaTGAAGAAAAACATCCCCTGTG GCCAGGACTACTTGCCATTTGCCGAGATGCCCAACCTCCGGAATATGGCTCTGACTGGGGTGGACGATGACCCGGGCATCTATACTGCCCTTGTGGAGGGCGAGGGCGCTATTCCCAGGAGCCAGCGTGCAATAACACAGGACACCCCCTTCATGCCCCCCTCAGGATCAGGATTTAACCCAGTGTGGGACTGA